In one Pseudomonadota bacterium genomic region, the following are encoded:
- a CDS encoding sarcosine oxidase subunit delta, with the protein MRIDCPICGERDLREFTYRGHASLLHRPDPDAGAEAWDDYLHNRENLAGVVEELWQHTAGCGAWLIVERDTRTHEIRGVRLAREVAHAR; encoded by the coding sequence ATGAGGATCGACTGTCCGATCTGCGGAGAGCGGGACCTGCGGGAGTTCACCTATCGCGGCCACGCCTCTCTCCTCCACCGACCGGATCCCGACGCGGGCGCGGAGGCGTGGGATGACTATCTCCACAACCGCGAGAACCTCGCCGGCGTGGTCGAAGAGCTCTGGCAGCACACGGCGGGCTGCGGTGCCTGGCTGATCGTGGAGCGCGACACGCGCACCCACGAGATACGGGGCGTGAGACTCGCCCGGGAGGTCGCCCATGCGCGTTGA
- a CDS encoding sarcosine oxidase subunit beta family protein encodes MRFSAWEILKQGVTGNRGWTPHWRSPEPKAAYDVVIVGGGGHGLSTAFYLAKEFGITNVAVLEKGYIGGGNVGRNTTIVRANYMLPGNSEFYSHSLKLWERLEEDTNFNAMHSQRGIINLFHSDGQRDGFVRRGNQMLSQGDDAVLLDREGVRAKLPYLDFEQTRFPIYGGLYHARGGTARHDAVAWGYARGADMRGVDIIQNCEVTGIDVEGGVVTGVQTTRGAIKAKQVALITAGRSSQTAAMAGMRLPIESHILQAFVSEGLKPCIDHVITYGMGHFYISQSDKGGLVFGGDLDFYASYASRGNLPMAEHVLEAGMTLMPMIGKAKVLRSWGGIMDMTPDGSPVIDKTPTEGLILNCGWCYGGFKAVPGSGFSTAHLLATGNHHAPAAGFRLDRFRSGVGLMDEEGTGAQHNLH; translated from the coding sequence ATGCGCTTTTCAGCTTGGGAGATCCTGAAACAGGGCGTCACCGGCAATCGCGGCTGGACGCCCCATTGGCGCAGCCCCGAGCCGAAGGCGGCCTATGACGTCGTCATCGTGGGCGGCGGGGGGCACGGCCTCTCCACAGCGTTCTACCTCGCCAAGGAATTCGGCATCACCAACGTCGCGGTGCTCGAGAAGGGCTATATCGGCGGCGGCAATGTCGGGCGCAACACGACGATCGTGCGCGCCAATTACATGCTGCCGGGAAATTCGGAGTTCTACTCGCATTCCCTCAAGCTCTGGGAGCGGCTGGAAGAGGACACGAACTTCAACGCGATGCATTCCCAGCGGGGCATCATCAACCTCTTCCACTCCGACGGGCAGCGCGACGGCTTCGTGCGCCGAGGCAACCAGATGCTCTCGCAGGGCGACGACGCGGTGCTCCTCGACCGCGAGGGCGTGCGCGCCAAGCTGCCCTACCTCGATTTCGAGCAGACCCGTTTTCCCATCTACGGAGGCCTCTATCACGCAAGGGGCGGCACGGCCCGGCACGACGCCGTGGCCTGGGGCTATGCCCGCGGGGCCGACATGCGCGGCGTCGACATCATCCAGAATTGCGAAGTGACGGGCATCGACGTCGAAGGCGGGGTCGTGACGGGCGTGCAGACGACCCGCGGGGCGATCAAGGCCAAGCAGGTGGCGCTCATCACCGCGGGCCGTTCCAGCCAGACGGCGGCCATGGCGGGCATGCGGCTGCCGATCGAGAGCCACATCCTGCAGGCCTTCGTCTCCGAGGGCCTCAAGCCCTGCATCGACCACGTCATCACCTACGGGATGGGGCACTTCTATATCAGCCAGTCCGACAAGGGCGGGCTCGTCTTCGGCGGCGATCTCGATTTCTACGCCAGCTATGCCTCTCGCGGGAACCTGCCCATGGCCGAGCATGTGCTGGAAGCGGGCATGACGCTGATGCCCATGATCGGGAAGGCCAAGGTGCTGAGGAGCTGGGGCGGGATCATGGACATGACGCCGGACGGCTCGCCCGTGATCGACAAGACGCCGACCGAGGGCCTCATCCTTAATTGCGGCTGGTGCTACGGCGGCTTCAAGGCGGTGCCGGGCTCCGGCTTTTCGACGGCGCATCTCTTGGCGACGGGCAACCACCACGCCCCGGCGGCGGGCTTCCGGCTCGACCGCTTCCGCAGCGGGGTGGGCCTCATGGACGAGGAGGGGACCGGTGCCCAGCACAACCTCCACTGA
- a CDS encoding Glu/Leu/Phe/Val dehydrogenase, with the protein MDRAGEPTFRESVDIMFSRAVALMDLPPGLEEKIRVCNSTYTVRFGVKLRGQIHTFTGYRSVHSEHMEPVKGGIRYALAVNQDEVEALAALMTYKCALVDAPYGGSKGGLCIDPRAWDADELERITRRFAYELIKRDLIDPAQNVPAPDMGTGEREMAWMSDQYQRMNTTDINGRACVTGKPVNAGGIQGRTEATGRGIQYALQEFFRHPEDVRAAGLSGGLSDKAVIVQGLGNVGYHAAKFLSEEDGCRVIAVIERDGAVTNADGLDVDALQAWIRETGGVKGFPGGTYEADGASVLELACDILVPAALEGVIHRDNASRVKAPLIIEAANGPVTAGADEILRAKGTVIIPDMYANAGGVTVSYFEWVKNLSHIRFGRMQRRQEEQRHQLIVDELERISRDSSINWTLSPNFKEKYLRGAGELELVRSGLDDTMRAAYQSMAEVWRARADVPDLRTAAYLVSIGKVAKAYEAKGL; encoded by the coding sequence ATGGACCGTGCAGGTGAACCGACATTTCGCGAGAGCGTGGACATCATGTTTTCGAGGGCCGTGGCGCTGATGGATCTGCCCCCCGGGCTCGAGGAAAAGATCCGCGTGTGCAACTCCACCTACACTGTCCGCTTCGGCGTGAAACTCCGCGGTCAGATCCACACCTTCACCGGATACCGGTCGGTCCATTCCGAGCACATGGAGCCGGTGAAGGGCGGGATCCGCTATGCGCTCGCCGTGAACCAGGACGAGGTGGAGGCCCTGGCGGCCCTCATGACCTACAAATGCGCACTTGTAGACGCGCCCTATGGTGGCTCGAAGGGCGGGCTCTGCATTGATCCCCGCGCGTGGGACGCCGATGAGCTCGAGCGGATCACGCGCCGCTTTGCCTACGAGCTCATCAAGCGCGATCTCATCGATCCCGCCCAGAACGTGCCCGCGCCCGACATGGGAACGGGCGAGCGCGAGATGGCGTGGATGTCCGACCAATACCAGCGGATGAACACCACCGACATCAACGGCCGCGCCTGCGTAACGGGCAAGCCGGTGAACGCGGGCGGTATTCAGGGCCGGACAGAGGCCACGGGACGCGGCATCCAGTACGCGCTCCAGGAGTTCTTCCGGCACCCCGAGGACGTGCGCGCCGCCGGGCTGTCGGGCGGTCTGTCCGACAAGGCAGTCATCGTGCAGGGCCTCGGCAATGTAGGCTACCACGCGGCCAAGTTCCTGAGCGAGGAGGATGGCTGCCGCGTCATCGCCGTCATCGAGCGGGACGGCGCGGTGACGAATGCCGACGGGCTCGATGTGGATGCGCTGCAGGCGTGGATCCGCGAGACCGGGGGCGTCAAAGGCTTCCCAGGCGGGACCTACGAGGCCGACGGCGCGAGCGTGCTGGAGCTGGCCTGCGATATTCTCGTGCCCGCCGCGCTCGAGGGTGTGATCCACCGGGACAACGCCTCCCGCGTGAAGGCGCCGCTCATCATCGAGGCCGCGAACGGCCCCGTCACCGCCGGTGCCGACGAGATCCTGCGCGCCAAGGGCACGGTGATCATCCCGGACATGTACGCCAATGCGGGGGGCGTGACGGTGTCCTACTTCGAATGGGTGAAGAACCTCTCCCACATCCGCTTCGGCCGGATGCAGCGACGCCAGGAAGAGCAGCGCCACCAGCTCATCGTCGACGAGCTCGAGCGCATCAGCCGCGACAGCTCCATCAACTGGACGCTGTCTCCGAACTTCAAGGAAAAGTACCTGCGCGGGGCCGGGGAGCTCGAGCTCGTCCGCTCGGGTCTCGATGACACGATGCGCGCGGCCTATCAGTCCATGGCGGAGGTGTGGCGCGCGCGGGCTGATGTGCCGGACCTGCGCACGGCCGCCTATCTCGTCTCCATCGGGAAGGTCGCGAAGGCCTATGAGGCCAAGGGGCTTTAG
- a CDS encoding pilus assembly protein, which yields MGKTKATTKRGRMGRAYALAHRFVRRYRRDEDGTIVVIALLTFLLMVIMGGVAIDIARMEFERTKVQQTVDRAVLAAANLNSTQDPKEVVESYFEASGLKGKLGGVTVQNSLNGKTVYAQGDSEIATMFMHMVGIESLAADSDGGAQERVTDVEISLVVDISGSMGWDNADGTESKLDTLKSAAEIFFDEVIAEQTDETGITAVSVIPYNDKVIAGEELLSYFNTTDWHEETSCLRFYDDDFLQRQLSRTLLVERLGYFHAYGNSYNQPAPANAWCPVKPAHEILPFQTDKQTLVNFVNALDDGGGTAIDNGVKWAAALLDPDARDIVNGMIANESVDGIIQNWPREYGEEDTMKVVVLMTDGENTTQYDLKQDVKTLDGWSAALSDVYYSDEWGASEARDGFLVRFPDNDDDEEWYRPRSWWTTGDDVHYHDDDIPDDLIRLTYQQLYLRFTTTDAANYLYRYSDPGGYWYWSSYYERYMWAGVIPPQFNKVAYPWDDHDIYEETDERLENICDAIKDEEIIIFSIAFEAPQAGEDVMKYCASSTGHYYNVNGTDLEAAFTSIASQINHLKLIQ from the coding sequence ATGGGCAAGACAAAAGCCACAACGAAACGCGGTCGTATGGGCCGCGCTTACGCGTTGGCACATCGCTTTGTGCGCCGGTATCGCCGGGACGAAGACGGTACGATCGTGGTCATCGCGCTTCTCACGTTCCTGCTCATGGTGATCATGGGCGGTGTGGCGATCGATATCGCCCGGATGGAATTCGAGCGCACCAAGGTGCAGCAGACCGTCGACCGGGCCGTGCTCGCCGCCGCCAACCTCAACAGCACGCAGGATCCCAAGGAAGTGGTGGAAAGCTACTTCGAGGCCTCGGGCCTCAAGGGCAAGCTCGGCGGCGTGACCGTCCAGAACTCGCTCAACGGCAAGACCGTCTACGCGCAGGGCGACAGCGAGATCGCCACCATGTTCATGCACATGGTCGGGATCGAGAGCCTCGCGGCAGACAGCGATGGCGGCGCGCAGGAGCGCGTGACCGACGTGGAAATTTCCCTCGTGGTCGACATCTCTGGCTCCATGGGCTGGGACAATGCCGACGGCACGGAGTCGAAGCTCGACACGCTGAAAAGCGCGGCGGAGATCTTCTTCGACGAAGTGATTGCCGAGCAGACGGACGAGACCGGCATCACGGCCGTTTCCGTCATCCCCTACAACGACAAGGTGATCGCTGGCGAAGAGCTGCTGTCCTACTTCAACACCACCGACTGGCATGAAGAGACGAGCTGCCTGCGCTTCTACGATGACGACTTTCTCCAGCGCCAGCTGAGCCGCACGCTGCTCGTGGAGCGCCTGGGCTACTTCCATGCCTATGGCAACAGCTATAACCAGCCCGCGCCCGCCAATGCATGGTGCCCGGTGAAGCCGGCGCATGAGATCCTGCCGTTCCAGACCGACAAACAGACGCTTGTGAACTTCGTGAACGCGCTCGACGATGGCGGCGGCACGGCGATCGACAACGGCGTCAAGTGGGCCGCGGCGCTCCTCGATCCCGACGCCCGCGACATCGTGAATGGCATGATCGCCAACGAGTCCGTCGACGGGATAATTCAGAACTGGCCGCGCGAGTACGGCGAAGAGGACACGATGAAGGTCGTCGTGCTCATGACCGATGGTGAAAACACGACCCAGTACGACCTCAAGCAGGACGTGAAGACACTCGATGGCTGGTCCGCCGCGCTGTCGGACGTCTACTACTCCGACGAGTGGGGTGCATCCGAAGCCCGCGACGGCTTCCTCGTCCGGTTCCCCGACAACGACGATGACGAGGAATGGTACCGCCCGCGCAGCTGGTGGACGACCGGGGACGACGTGCACTACCACGACGACGATATCCCCGACGACCTCATCCGGTTGACCTACCAGCAGCTCTATCTGCGCTTCACGACGACCGATGCCGCCAACTACCTCTATCGCTACTCGGATCCGGGCGGCTACTGGTACTGGTCCAGCTACTACGAGCGGTACATGTGGGCCGGCGTCATCCCGCCGCAGTTCAACAAGGTCGCCTACCCCTGGGATGACCACGACATCTACGAGGAAACCGACGAACGCCTCGAGAACATCTGCGACGCGATCAAAGACGAGGAAATCATCATCTTCTCCATCGCCTTCGAGGCCCCCCAGGCCGGCGAGGACGTCATGAAGTACTGCGCCTCGTCCACTGGACACTACTACAACGTGAACGGGACCGACCTCGAAGCGGCCTTCACCTCCATCGCTAGCCAGATCAACCATCTGAAGCTGATCCAGTGA
- a CDS encoding TadE/TadG family type IV pilus assembly protein has translation MRRLISKLRRGRRDEDGAITVDFVITFPIFFMFLFASFELSFVMMRQVLLDRGVEMAVREVRLNSFNPPEYDELKRMICEGAGLIPNCDNALKLEMYREDPRGTLFLKPEPDCIDRSLPVQPASIYETGGPNEIMVVTACVKYMPFFPTARLGETIVDEFGEYGLVATNMYVTEP, from the coding sequence ATGCGCAGGCTGATCTCAAAACTTCGCCGGGGGAGGCGCGACGAGGACGGGGCGATCACGGTCGATTTCGTGATCACCTTCCCGATCTTCTTCATGTTCCTGTTTGCGTCGTTCGAGCTGAGCTTCGTGATGATGCGTCAGGTCCTGCTGGACCGCGGCGTGGAAATGGCCGTCCGCGAGGTGCGCCTGAACTCGTTCAATCCGCCCGAATATGACGAGCTCAAGCGGATGATCTGCGAGGGCGCGGGCCTGATCCCGAATTGCGACAACGCGCTCAAGCTCGAGATGTATCGCGAGGATCCCCGCGGCACGTTGTTCCTGAAGCCGGAGCCGGACTGCATCGACAGGTCCCTGCCCGTTCAGCCCGCCTCGATCTACGAGACCGGTGGCCCCAACGAGATCATGGTCGTGACGGCCTGCGTGAAGTACATGCCGTTCTTCCCGACGGCCCGCCTGGGCGAAACCATCGTCGACGAGTTCGGTGAATACGGGCTCGTGGCGACAAACATGTACGTGACGGAGCCGTAA
- a CDS encoding NAD(P)-dependent oxidoreductase, whose product MRVGFIGLGNVGGKLARSLVRNGVDVAVHDLDADLVAGLLAEAPGRVGRVSGPPELMGTCDAVITCLPNPAASDAVMGEMLAEIGHGKLWMEMSTTDEAEVKRLGAMVIERGGEAVDCPVSGGCHRAATGNISIFAGCARATFERVLPLLTVMGRRVLHTGPLGSASVLKVITNYLATANLVSCAEALAVAKGAGMDMGTAYEAIRISSGTSFVHETESQVILNGSRDISFTMDLVAKDIGLFQDIADRAGVPVELNPELIRIFQDGISRFGPREFSPNVIKRLEEATGLDIRAPGFPAEMLDEEPEEAGSEVIVAR is encoded by the coding sequence GTGAGAGTCGGATTCATCGGGCTGGGGAATGTGGGCGGCAAGCTCGCGCGGAGTTTGGTGCGCAACGGGGTGGACGTCGCGGTCCATGATCTCGATGCCGATCTGGTGGCGGGCCTCTTGGCGGAAGCGCCGGGTCGCGTGGGCCGGGTGAGCGGGCCGCCGGAGCTGATGGGGACCTGCGATGCCGTGATCACCTGCCTGCCCAATCCGGCCGCCTCGGACGCGGTGATGGGCGAGATGCTCGCAGAAATCGGGCACGGGAAGCTCTGGATGGAGATGTCGACCACCGACGAGGCGGAGGTCAAACGGCTCGGGGCCATGGTCATCGAGCGGGGCGGGGAGGCGGTGGATTGCCCGGTGTCCGGCGGCTGCCATCGCGCGGCAACGGGCAACATCTCGATCTTTGCGGGCTGTGCGCGGGCGACCTTCGAGCGTGTGCTGCCGCTCCTGACCGTCATGGGGCGGCGGGTGCTGCATACGGGCCCGCTGGGATCCGCGAGCGTCCTGAAGGTAATCACGAATTATCTCGCCACGGCAAATCTCGTGAGTTGCGCGGAAGCGCTCGCGGTGGCGAAGGGGGCGGGCATGGACATGGGCACGGCCTACGAGGCGATCCGCATCTCCTCCGGCACGTCCTTCGTGCACGAGACCGAAAGCCAGGTGATCCTGAACGGCTCCCGCGACATCTCCTTCACCATGGATCTCGTCGCCAAGGATATCGGCCTTTTCCAGGATATCGCCGACCGCGCGGGCGTGCCGGTGGAACTCAACCCGGAGCTCATCCGCATCTTCCAGGACGGTATCTCGCGCTTCGGCCCGCGAGAATTCAGCCCCAATGTCATCAAGCGCTTGGAAGAAGCCACGGGCCTTGATATCCGCGCGCCGGGTTTTCCGGCTGAGATGCTGGATGAGGAACCGGAAGAAGCGGGAAGCGAGGTCATCGTCGCAAGATGA
- a CDS encoding TetR/AcrR family transcriptional regulator, with protein sequence MARKQGSHSDITGPRIQTVALRLFAEHGYAAVSMRQIAAEVGVQAGAIYNYVPHKQALLFELMRGHMEDLLSASAKLKGGNPGEALDEFVRFHILYHLERVDLVFISYMELRSLEPANFTQIEALRRAYEDKLETILRAGKGKLFDVADTKVATFALIAMLTGPTNWFRPGGRLGPEDVAQHYVEMARRLVGAPLRVRA encoded by the coding sequence ATGGCCCGCAAACAAGGCTCTCATTCGGATATCACCGGCCCACGGATCCAGACCGTGGCCCTGCGCCTCTTTGCCGAACACGGCTACGCGGCGGTTTCCATGCGCCAGATCGCGGCGGAGGTCGGTGTGCAGGCGGGCGCCATCTACAATTACGTGCCCCACAAGCAAGCGCTGCTCTTCGAGCTGATGCGCGGGCACATGGAAGACCTGCTTTCGGCCAGCGCCAAGCTCAAGGGCGGAAACCCGGGCGAGGCACTCGACGAGTTCGTCCGGTTTCACATCCTCTACCATCTCGAGCGCGTGGATCTCGTCTTCATCTCCTACATGGAGCTGCGATCGCTCGAGCCTGCGAACTTCACGCAGATCGAGGCCTTGCGCCGCGCCTACGAGGACAAGCTCGAGACGATCCTGAGGGCCGGCAAGGGCAAGCTCTTCGACGTGGCCGACACCAAGGTCGCCACGTTTGCGCTGATCGCCATGCTGACGGGACCCACGAACTGGTTTCGCCCGGGCGGGCGCCTCGGCCCCGAAGATGTGGCGCAGCACTATGTCGAGATGGCCCGCCGCCTCGTTGGTGCGCCGCTTCGCGTCCGCGCCTGA
- a CDS encoding homoserine dehydrogenase, whose translation MAAPLRIAIAGLGTVGVGVIKMIRRQQALMTARTGRAIEIVAVSARSRDKDRGVPIKDYAWEDDPVAMARRDDVDVYVELMGGEDGPAKAATEAALASGKDVVTANKAMLAIHGQTLAEQAEAAGHVLRFEAAVAGGIPVIKALTEGLAGNEITRVMGVMNGTCNYILTRMESAGLPYDEVFAEADALGYLEADPTLDVGGIDAGHKLCLLSSIAFGTQVDFDGVELEGIDRITIEDIRQAADMGYKIKLLGVAQFTGRGLEQRMSPCLVPDTSPLGQLDGGTNMVVLEGSDVGQIVLRGAGAGEGPTASAVLSDILDIARGTRLSTFGQPAEGLVKSSPARAVTAAPYYLRMALEDRPGALAKVAAILGEAGISIDRMRQYGHTDETAPVLIVTHKTTRADIDAALDAFAATDVIAGSPVTLRIEAV comes from the coding sequence ATGGCGGCACCGCTACGCATCGCAATCGCAGGTTTGGGCACCGTGGGCGTCGGCGTGATCAAGATGATCCGCCGCCAGCAGGCACTCATGACCGCGCGCACCGGCCGCGCCATCGAGATCGTGGCCGTCTCCGCCCGCTCCCGCGACAAGGACCGCGGTGTCCCGATCAAGGATTATGCCTGGGAGGACGATCCTGTCGCCATGGCGCGGCGGGACGACGTGGATGTCTACGTGGAGCTCATGGGCGGCGAAGACGGCCCGGCCAAGGCCGCCACGGAGGCGGCACTCGCCTCCGGGAAGGATGTCGTCACCGCCAACAAGGCCATGCTCGCCATCCACGGCCAGACCTTGGCAGAGCAGGCCGAGGCGGCTGGCCACGTGCTCCGCTTCGAGGCGGCGGTGGCCGGAGGCATCCCGGTCATCAAGGCGCTCACGGAAGGCCTCGCCGGCAACGAGATCACCCGCGTCATGGGCGTCATGAACGGCACCTGCAACTACATCCTCACGCGGATGGAAAGCGCCGGCCTGCCCTATGACGAGGTCTTCGCGGAAGCTGACGCCCTGGGCTATCTCGAGGCCGATCCCACGCTCGACGTGGGCGGGATCGATGCAGGCCACAAGCTCTGCCTCCTGTCTTCCATCGCCTTCGGCACGCAGGTCGATTTCGACGGCGTGGAGCTCGAGGGCATCGACCGGATCACCATCGAGGACATCCGCCAGGCCGCCGACATGGGCTACAAGATCAAGCTCCTCGGCGTGGCCCAGTTCACAGGGCGCGGGCTCGAACAGCGCATGTCCCCCTGTCTCGTGCCCGACACCTCGCCCCTGGGCCAGCTCGACGGCGGCACCAACATGGTGGTCCTCGAAGGCTCGGACGTGGGCCAGATCGTGCTGCGCGGCGCGGGCGCGGGCGAAGGCCCCACCGCGTCTGCCGTTCTCTCCGACATCCTCGACATCGCCCGCGGCACGCGTCTGTCGACCTTCGGCCAGCCTGCCGAGGGCCTCGTGAAATCCTCGCCGGCGCGCGCCGTCACCGCGGCGCCCTACTACCTGCGCATGGCGCTCGAGGATCGCCCCGGCGCGCTCGCCAAGGTCGCCGCCATTCTCGGCGAGGCGGGCATTTCCATCGACCGCATGCGCCAGTACGGCCACACCGACGAAACGGCGCCCGTCCTCATCGTCACCCACAAGACCACCCGCGCCGATATCGATGCCGCCCTCGACGCCTTTGCCGCCACCGACGTCATCGCCGGCAGCCCGGTGACACTTCGCATCGAAGCCGTCTGA